In Gadus macrocephalus chromosome 4, ASM3116895v1, the following proteins share a genomic window:
- the LOC132456487 gene encoding LOW QUALITY PROTEIN: SLIT and NTRK-like protein 1 (The sequence of the model RefSeq protein was modified relative to this genomic sequence to represent the inferred CDS: inserted 4 bases in 4 codons; deleted 2 bases in 2 codons) has product MWTDRPSHTCLDIGNESQFVLIKCCFGSLLLNAVSLLCCGGGGVGGGGGSTNVTRGVCKDQICSCNEVEGDLHIDCEKRSFTTLRHLTGPSSQFXHLLLHGNSLSRLFPNEFANFYNAVSLHLENNGLHDIVPGAFLGLQLVKRLHINNNKIRSFRKSTFLGLDDLEYLQADFNLLRDIDPAVFRDLNKLEVLILNDNLISALPVDVFQHVPITHLDLRGNRIKTLPYEGVXEQIPGIAEVLLEDNPWDCDCELAPLKEWLENIXRNALIGRVLCEAPTRLQGGDLNETSEADLCPSQSGGVDSSLVAPPTQDETAPPAPVPPGAAPGPPGGKGGKGGPRPTQAKPGGGGGEASGPPTTGHGPKSRSKSRENWQLKTKPTSGTGGAGERDQQLLPNSTLCPQPCNCKLIAPARGWRELRGKKIESLSHLKPKPLSAHELNMRDNNIHAVKKNQLLGYVSLNLLDLGGNNIKSIDNGTFQNLTELRWLYMDKNYLDTLXAEMFAGLQNLEYLSMEYNDIQLIVAGAFSPMPSLRVLFLNNNLLKALPVDAFLGISLSKISLHNNYFTHLPVAGVLDQLNAIIQIDLHGNPWDCSCNIVPFKQWSEKLGADVIVSDLKCESPEEFWKRDFRHVRNDLMCPKLYDARAAAAATSPPSRNSTFTVDSGTRSTSYLEPSRVSISVLVPGLLLVFVTSAFTVVGMLVFILRNRKRSKRRDGNSSASEINSLQTVCDSSYWHSGSYHADAGAHRGFDCSVHLSAGSDA; this is encoded by the exons ATGTGGACCGATCGGCCCTCGCACACATGTCTTGATATCGGGAATGAGTCGCAGTTTGTGTTGATAAAATGCTGCTTCGGATCGCTACTGCTGAATGCGGTCTCTTTGTTGtgttgcggcggcggcggcgtcggcggcggcggggggtccACCAACGTGACAAGGGGGGTCTGTAAGGACCAGATATGCTCCTGCAACGAGGTGGAGGGCGATCTGCACATAGACTGCGAAAAGAGGAGTTTCACCACCCTGCGCCACCTGACGGGCCCCAGCTCCCAGT TACACCTGCTGCTGCACGGCAACTCCCTGTCGCGCCTCTTCCCCAACGAGTTTGCCAACTTCTACAACGCCGTGAGCCTGCATCTGGAGAACAACGGCCTGCACGACATCGTGCCCGGCGCCTTCCTGGGCCTGCAGCTGGTCAAGCGGCtgcacatcaacaacaacaagatcCGCTCCTTCCGCAAGAGCACCTTCCTGGGCCTGGACGACCTGGAGTACCTGCAGGCCGACTTCAACCTCCTGCGGGACATCGACCCCGCCGTGTTCCGGGACCTCAACAAGCTGGAGGTGCTGATCCTCAACGACAACCTGATCAGCGCCCTGCCCGTCGACGTCTTCCAGCACGTGCCCATCACGCACCTGGACCTGAGGGGCAACCGCATCAAGACGCTGCCGTACGAGGGCG CTGAGCAGATCCCGGGCATCGCCGAGGTGCTGCTGGAGGACAACCCCTGGGACTGCGACTGCGAGCTGGCGCCGCTCAAGGAGTGGCTGGAGAACA CGCGCAACGCCCTGATCGGCCGGGTGCTGTGCGAGGCTCCGACCCGTCTGCAGGGCGGCGACCTCAACGAGACGTCCGAGGCCGACCTGTGTCCGTCGCAGAGCGGCGGCGTGGACTCCAGCCTGGTGGCGCCGCCCACCCAGGACGAGACCGCCCCGCCGGCGCCGGTTCCTCCGGGGGCCGCCCCAGGGCCGCCGGGGGgcaagggggggaaggggggcccGCGGCCGACGCAGGCCAAgccaggcggcggcggcggcgaggcgAGCGGGCCCCCCACCACGGGCCACGGGCCCAAGTCGCGCTCCAAGTCGCGCGAGAACTGGCAGTTGAAAACCAAGCCCACGTCCGGGACGGGCGGGGCCGGCGAACGAGACCAGCAGCTGCTGCCCAACTCCACGCTCTGTCCGCAGCCCTGCAACTGCAagctgatt gctcccgcaaggGGCTGGCGTGAACTGCGAGGGAAGAAGATCGAGAGCCTGTCGCACCTCAAGCCCAAGCCGCTGAGCGCGCACGAGCTGAACATGCGGGACAACAACATCCACGCCGTGAAGAAGAACCAACTGCTGGGCTACGTCAGCCTCAACCTGCTGGACCTGGGCGGCAACAACATCAAGTCCATCGACAACGGCACCTTCCAGAACCTCACCGAGCTGCGCTGGCTGTACATGGATAAGAACTACCTGGACACCC GTGCCGAGATGTTCGCGGGCCTGCAGAACCTGGAGTACCTGAGCATGGAGTACAACGACATCCAGCTGATCGTGGCGGGGGCCTTCAGTCCCATGCCCAGCCTCCGGGTGCTGTTCCTCAACAACAacctgctgaaggccctgcccgTGGACGCCTTCCTGGGCATCTCTTTGTCCAAGATCAGCCTGCATAACAACTACTTCACGCACCTGCCGGTGGCCGGCGTGCTGGACCAGCTCAACGCCATCATCCAGATCGACCTGCACGGGAACCCCTGGGACTGCTCGTGC AACATCGTGCCCTTCAAGCAGTGGAGCGAGAAGCTGGGCGCCGACGTCATCGTCAGCGACCTCAAGTGCGAGTCGCCCGAGGAGTTCTGGAAGCGCGACTTCCGCCACGTGAGGAACGACCTGATGTGCCCCAAGCTGTACGACgccagggcggcggcggcggcgacgtcgcCGCCGTCCCGGAACAGCACCTTCACGGTGGACTCGGGCACCCGCTCCACCTCGTACCTGGAGCCCAGCCGGGTCTCCATCTCGGTGCTGGTGCCGGGCCTGCTGCTGGTGTTTGTGACGTCGGCGTTCACCGTGGTGGGCATGCTGGTGTTCATCCTGAGGAACCGCAAGCGGTCGAAGCGGAGGGACGGGAACTCGTCGGCGTCGGAGATCAACTCGCTGCAGACGGTGTGCGACTCGTCGTACTGGCACAGCGGCTCGTACCACGCCGACGCCGGCGCGCACCGCGGCTTCGACTGCAGCGTGCACCTGTCGGCGGGGAGCGACGCGTGA